TTAAAAGCCCTCCCTTTTCAGCAGGCATTCCTATTGTCTGTGAAATCGCAGGCAATAATGGTGAAACAATTAAAGAATCTAAACCGATAAAAAACGCGATAACTGCTAAAATACGTAACATTGATTTTACTTGCAACTTGTATTCCCCTCTTTTTACTTCATATATGAAATAATTATTTAAATTCCTCCTCACACCTCCGATTTTATATACGTTATTTTATTTCATATATGTATTATTTATATAAAGAAAAATGTAACAGAATGTTACACTTTTCTTATATATCACAATTAAACTATACAATGCTTCCATTTTAATAATAATTCTTGTAGCTTCTGTTCTTCTTCATCAGTAAAACAGCCACAATTTTCTTCTAAAAAACCTGCATATTTTACATCGACTTTTTCCCTAGCTATTTCTCCCTTTTCAGTTAAATACACAAGTGTTTCACGTTGATCATTTGGATTTTTCTCTGTCGCAACGTAACCATCTCGTTTCATCCTTTGGATCATCGTTGTCATATTACTTGGAACACACCCCATATTTTCAATTAGCTTAGACATAGAAACCTTTCCAGACTTCGTAAGTACTTGTATCACACCAAATTGAACATAACTTATATCGTGCTCTTCTATCGCTTTATCCAAATTTCTTTGCAGTTGATGATAGACATCTCGAATATTTCCATATAATTCTCTTTTTTTCATATCCATTCGAAAAAGCCTTCC
This sequence is a window from Bacillus pseudomycoides DSM 12442. Protein-coding genes within it:
- a CDS encoding MarR family winged helix-turn-helix transcriptional regulator, with protein sequence MDMKKRELYGNIRDVYHQLQRNLDKAIEEHDISYVQFGVIQVLTKSGKVSMSKLIENMGCVPSNMTTMIQRMKRDGYVATEKNPNDQRETLVYLTEKGEIAREKVDVKYAGFLEENCGCFTDEEEQKLQELLLKWKHCIV